Proteins encoded by one window of Arachis ipaensis cultivar K30076 chromosome B04, Araip1.1, whole genome shotgun sequence:
- the LOC107635709 gene encoding uncharacterized protein LOC107635709, producing MHQYELALNVSDLLDFISPELDSNGNEQAQRKQQRGKILLPISEQNLQREDAPSNVGVVYNGLEYATGTAENKTKERSGMVDYEVMNENGNNVPMYSPPVSSESIHQEETSSDEGWQEANSKGRSRNKFFFSI from the exons ATGCACCAATACGAGCTCGCTTTGAA TGTGTCAGATCTTCTGGATTTTATAAGTCCCGAGCTTGATTCTAATGGAAATGAACAAGCTCAGAGAAAACAGCAGCGTGGGAAG ATACTTCTACCAATAAGTGAACAAAACCTTCAACGTGAAGATGCACCAAGCAATGTGGGTGTTGTCTATAATGGCTTGGAATATGCTACTGGTACGgcagaaaacaaaacaaaagaaagatctGGCATGGTGGATTATGAAGTTATGAACGAAAATGGCAATAATGTCCCTATGTATAGTCCACCAGTGTCAAGTGAATCTATTCACCAGGAGGAGACATCATCAGATGAGGGCTGGCAAGAAGCCAATTCAAAAGGGCGATCTAGGAAcaaatttttcttttctatttaa